ATTTAGTTCCTGATCTTTTTACATTATTACAAGGAATATTTTCTGCTTTGCAATGTGGGGACACCAGCGGAGCTATAAGTTCTGTAATAAATGCTATTCAAATGATAGTACAAAATCATCCTGAATTTACAAATTCTGATATGCCGAATATTTCAACATTTCAAAATAATAATGAACCAAAAGGTTAATTGGAGGTCAATATATGAAGATTGATATTACGCAACTAGTTATTGCTTTAATTGGTGTTCTTGGTACAATTATTACCACATACCTTATTCCATATTTTAAATCTAAAACTACCACTACTCAATGGGCAAACATTCTTAATTGGGCTAAATTAGGTGTACAGTGTGCAGAAATTATTTATACTGGTTCTAATAAAGGAGATGAAAAACGTGCTTATGTAGAAAAGTATATTCAGGAAATGTGTGATAAAGCAAATATTAAAATCGATACCAATAGTATTAGAATTGCAATTGAAAATGCATGGAAATCTCTTGGTTTAGATCAAAAAAAAGAAAGCGTGTCTTAATTATCACCGTTCGGTGAAATAAAAAAAAATAACTGGATGGTGATGAAAGGATGACCGAAGATGAAAAGGTAATGCTCGTTGAGACAGAACAACGTTCTAAATCAAATACGTACCAGATTAACGAAATTAAATCAGATATCAAAGAAATTAAAGAAGATCAAAAGGCGATATATCAA
This window of the Ruminococcaceae bacterium BL-6 genome carries:
- a CDS encoding Putative phage holin LL-H family (Evidence 3 : Putative function from multiple computational evidences); the encoded protein is MKIDITQLVIALIGVLGTIITTYLIPYFKSKTTTTQWANILNWAKLGVQCAEIIYTGSNKGDEKRAYVEKYIQEMCDKANIKIDTNSIRIAIENAWKSLGLDQKKESVS